A single region of the Streptomyces sp. NBC_00425 genome encodes:
- a CDS encoding response regulator transcription factor, with amino-acid sequence MSGTIKVLLAEDQSMVREALAALLGLEDDIEVVAQVARGDEVLAAARAHDVDVALLDIEMPGATGIEAAAELHKELPGLKLVVLTTFGRPGYLRSAMEAGADAFLVKDAPAAQLAEAVRRVLAGERVIDPTLAAAALAGGANPLTDREREVLRAAADGSTNAELAAALHLSQGTVRNYLSTAIQKLAVRNRAEAVRIAREKGWL; translated from the coding sequence ATGAGTGGCACGATCAAGGTTCTGCTGGCGGAGGACCAGTCGATGGTCCGCGAGGCCCTGGCGGCCCTGCTCGGCCTCGAGGACGACATCGAGGTGGTCGCCCAGGTGGCGCGCGGCGACGAGGTCCTCGCCGCCGCCCGCGCCCACGACGTCGACGTCGCCCTCCTCGACATCGAGATGCCGGGTGCGACGGGCATCGAGGCGGCCGCGGAACTCCACAAGGAGCTGCCGGGGTTGAAGCTGGTCGTGCTGACGACCTTCGGCCGCCCCGGCTATCTGCGCAGTGCCATGGAGGCCGGCGCCGACGCCTTCCTCGTCAAGGACGCGCCCGCGGCGCAACTCGCGGAGGCGGTGCGCAGGGTGCTGGCGGGCGAGCGGGTCATCGACCCCACGCTGGCGGCAGCGGCCCTGGCGGGCGGCGCCAACCCGCTCACCGACCGGGAACGGGAGGTCCTGCGGGCGGCGGCCGACGGCTCGACCAACGCCGAACTGGCGGCGGCCCTGCACCTCTCCCAGGGGACGGTCCGCAACTACCTGTCGACGGCGATACAGAAACTGGCGGTGCGCAACCGCGCGGAGGCGGTACGGATCGCGCGGGAGAAGGGCTGGCTCTGA
- a CDS encoding sensor histidine kinase gives MTDDPRSLEGARFLPGRPARNRRELWRRKLLWIGVWLVFLSSPVHDLVSGKHTTSGTAAGWLGLTVFVALYLALLFRNMGDTPYPTKAVGALIGSMAVVATVLSLTLGSAWLGLYCYVSVACGSVLPMRLALWTIPGTGAVLLAVGLRTDEEEALNLLLLVLLIGFAMTGVSQLVRTTVELRKARATVAQLAANEERLRLARDLHDLLGHSLSLITLKSELAGRMLPDHPDKAARQVADIEQVSRQALVDVREAVTGYRRPRLAAELAGAQVALTAAGIVASLPAEPDVDGVPEDSESALAWTLREAITNVVRHSGAARCTVDVVRRQTLDGPVLELSVEDDGSGGSGKGPGNGLTGLTERLEKAGGVLETERLKRGFRLVARVPAGDLPDVGSRS, from the coding sequence ATGACGGACGACCCGCGCAGCCTGGAGGGCGCCCGGTTCCTGCCGGGCCGGCCCGCCCGCAACCGGCGGGAACTGTGGCGGCGCAAGCTGCTCTGGATCGGGGTCTGGCTGGTCTTCCTCAGCTCGCCCGTGCACGACCTGGTCTCGGGGAAGCACACCACGTCCGGGACGGCGGCCGGCTGGCTCGGACTCACGGTGTTCGTCGCGCTCTACCTCGCGCTGCTGTTCCGGAACATGGGGGACACGCCGTACCCCACGAAGGCGGTCGGCGCCCTCATCGGCTCCATGGCCGTGGTGGCCACCGTCCTCTCCCTGACCCTCGGCTCCGCCTGGCTCGGCCTGTACTGCTACGTCTCCGTCGCCTGCGGAAGCGTGCTGCCGATGCGGCTGGCGCTCTGGACGATCCCGGGCACGGGCGCCGTGCTCCTCGCCGTCGGACTGCGCACCGACGAGGAGGAGGCCCTGAACCTGCTCCTGCTGGTCCTGCTCATCGGTTTCGCGATGACGGGCGTGAGCCAGCTGGTGCGCACCACGGTCGAGTTGCGCAAGGCGCGGGCCACGGTCGCCCAACTGGCCGCGAACGAGGAACGGTTGCGTCTGGCCAGGGACCTGCACGACCTGCTGGGACACTCGTTGTCCCTCATCACGCTCAAGAGCGAGCTGGCCGGCCGGATGCTCCCCGACCACCCCGACAAGGCGGCCCGGCAGGTCGCCGACATCGAACAGGTCAGCCGACAGGCCCTGGTCGACGTCCGTGAGGCGGTCACCGGCTACCGCCGCCCCCGGCTGGCCGCCGAACTCGCCGGCGCTCAGGTCGCGTTGACGGCGGCCGGCATCGTCGCCTCACTGCCCGCCGAACCCGACGTGGACGGCGTCCCCGAGGACAGTGAGTCCGCCCTCGCCTGGACCCTGCGCGAGGCGATCACCAACGTCGTCCGGCACAGCGGCGCCGCCCGCTGCACGGTGGACGTCGTGCGCCGCCAGACCCTCGACGGCCCCGTCCTCGAACTCTCCGTCGAGGACGACGGCTCCGGCGGCTCGGGCAAAGGCCCCGGCAATGGACTGACCGGCCTGACGGAGCGTCTGGAGAAGGCGGGCGGCGTGCTGGAGACGGAGCGCCTCAAGCGCGGCTTCCGCCTGGTCGCCCGGGTCCCGGCCGGCGACCTGCCGGACGTAGGATCCCGCTCATGA
- a CDS encoding ABC transporter permease, which translates to MNGLIKLELTRALRNRKFLFFSVIYPSVLFLLIAGSSDSKEKIDGTGLTLPTYMMVSMASFGALTAVLMGNSERIAKERQSGWVRQLRLTTLPGRGYVLAKTASAAVVSLPSIVVVFAVAAIVKDVRLDAWQWVALTGAIWAGSLVFAALGVAIGYLATGDAVRPITMITYFGLSILGGLWMPTTTFPGWLQDIARWVPTHAYAALGQAIEQSRAPHAEDIVILAVFFALFTGGAAWLYRKDTLKA; encoded by the coding sequence GTGAACGGCCTGATCAAGCTGGAACTCACCCGCGCCCTGCGCAACCGCAAGTTCCTGTTCTTCTCGGTGATCTACCCGTCCGTGCTGTTCCTGCTGATCGCGGGCAGTTCCGACAGCAAGGAGAAGATCGACGGCACGGGCCTCACGCTCCCGACGTACATGATGGTCTCGATGGCCTCCTTCGGCGCCCTCACGGCGGTCCTGATGGGCAACAGCGAGCGCATCGCCAAGGAACGGCAGAGCGGCTGGGTACGGCAGCTGCGGCTGACCACGCTCCCGGGCCGCGGCTACGTCCTGGCCAAGACGGCGAGCGCCGCCGTGGTCAGCCTGCCCTCCATCGTCGTCGTCTTCGCTGTCGCGGCCATCGTGAAGGACGTACGGCTGGACGCCTGGCAGTGGGTCGCGCTCACCGGCGCGATCTGGGCCGGCAGCCTCGTCTTCGCCGCCCTGGGCGTCGCGATCGGCTACCTCGCGACCGGGGACGCCGTCCGCCCCATCACGATGATCACCTACTTCGGCCTGTCGATCCTCGGCGGCCTGTGGATGCCCACGACGACCTTCCCGGGCTGGCTGCAGGACATCGCCAGGTGGGTGCCCACGCACGCGTACGCTGCCCTGGGGCAGGCGATCGAGCAGAGCCGGGCCCCGCATGCCGAGGACATCGTGATCCTGGCCGTCTTCTTCGCCCTGTTCACGGGCGGCGCGGCCTGGCTGTACCGGAAGGACACCCTGAAGGCGTGA
- a CDS encoding DUF6113 family protein: MSDRGSMLAQPLRMPPAGRAAAYAGLLLLGALTGLAGALVQAGWFPGGLLLALVGAAGLFVGGARAVGSRAGAVAPAAGWMISVILSTAGRPEGDFLFGAGGGSYLFLLGGMALAVICATLGGGRQPVGEDVRLGK, encoded by the coding sequence ATGTCCGACCGGGGTTCGATGCTCGCCCAGCCGCTGCGGATGCCGCCCGCCGGGCGGGCCGCCGCCTATGCCGGGCTGCTGCTGCTCGGCGCGCTCACCGGTCTCGCCGGAGCGCTCGTCCAGGCCGGCTGGTTCCCGGGCGGACTGCTTCTCGCGCTCGTGGGCGCCGCCGGGCTGTTCGTCGGCGGCGCGCGGGCCGTCGGCAGCCGCGCCGGGGCGGTCGCGCCGGCCGCCGGCTGGATGATCTCCGTCATCCTCTCCACCGCCGGCCGCCCGGAGGGCGACTTCCTGTTCGGCGCGGGCGGCGGCTCGTATCTGTTCCTGCTCGGCGGAATGGCCCTTGCTGTGATCTGTGCCACCCTCGGTGGAGGGCGGCAACCGGTCGGCGAAGACGTCCGACTTGGCAAGTGA
- the mshB gene encoding N-acetyl-1-D-myo-inositol-2-amino-2-deoxy-alpha-D-glucopyranoside deacetylase, with protein sequence MTELPSRRLLLVHAHPDDESINNGATMARYAAEGVHVTLVTCTLGERGEVIPPELRHLTGAALGEHRRGELAAAMAELGVDDFRLLGGAGRYGDSGMMGLADNDDPAAFWQADVDDAAAHLVEVILEVRPQVLVTYDEDGGYGHPDHIQAHRVAMRAAELAEAAGWRIPKVYWNRVPRSVAEAAFAKLREELPALPFPSAAAVSDVPGVVDDDRVTAEIDAHAGHAAAKAAAMRAHATQVAVAAGERCFALSNDLAQPLFTTEYYELVRGEAAVHGGNRESDLFAGTTDAGEAA encoded by the coding sequence ATGACGGAACTGCCCTCACGGCGTCTGTTGCTGGTGCACGCGCACCCGGACGACGAGTCGATCAACAACGGCGCGACCATGGCCAGGTACGCGGCCGAGGGCGTCCACGTGACCCTGGTCACCTGCACGCTCGGTGAACGCGGCGAGGTCATCCCGCCGGAGCTGCGGCATCTGACCGGCGCCGCGCTGGGCGAGCACCGCAGGGGGGAACTCGCGGCGGCCATGGCCGAGCTCGGTGTGGACGACTTCCGCCTGCTCGGCGGCGCGGGCCGCTACGGGGACTCCGGGATGATGGGCCTCGCCGACAACGACGACCCGGCCGCCTTCTGGCAGGCCGACGTCGACGACGCGGCCGCGCACCTCGTCGAGGTGATCCTCGAGGTGCGACCCCAGGTCCTCGTCACCTACGACGAGGACGGCGGCTACGGCCACCCCGACCACATCCAGGCCCACCGGGTCGCCATGCGCGCCGCCGAGCTGGCCGAGGCCGCCGGATGGCGCATTCCGAAGGTGTACTGGAACCGCGTCCCACGCTCCGTCGCCGAGGCCGCCTTCGCGAAGCTCCGGGAGGAGCTGCCGGCCCTCCCGTTCCCGAGCGCCGCCGCCGTATCCGACGTGCCGGGCGTCGTGGACGACGACCGCGTCACCGCCGAGATCGACGCGCACGCCGGGCACGCCGCCGCCAAGGCCGCCGCGATGCGGGCGCACGCCACCCAGGTCGCCGTCGCCGCGGGGGAGCGGTGCTTCGCCCTCTCCAACGACCTCGCCCAGCCCCTCTTCACGACCGAGTACTACGAACTCGTCCGCGGCGAGGCAGCCGTGCACGGCGGGAACAGGGAGAGCGACCTGTTCGCCGGAACGACCGACGCGGGAGAGGCGGCCTGA
- a CDS encoding ATP-binding protein: MSHVIQESVSFGTRPPGQHFRNFSVRLSPTPRGARLARLLTVEQLHCWGVPVDPAGQIVAELAANAVTHGRVPGRDFRLSLYVIAHTLRIEVTDTAGDRPPRPPHPGSGSGPGADTESESGRGLLLVEALADRWGWAPELRPRKTVWAELVLPPDDVQGRRLS; the protein is encoded by the coding sequence CTGAGTCACGTGATTCAGGAATCCGTCTCCTTCGGGACCCGACCTCCCGGTCAGCACTTCCGCAACTTCAGCGTGCGGTTGTCCCCGACACCCCGCGGAGCGCGCCTCGCCCGCCTGCTCACCGTCGAGCAACTGCACTGCTGGGGCGTGCCGGTGGACCCGGCCGGCCAGATCGTCGCCGAACTCGCGGCGAACGCGGTGACCCACGGACGCGTACCGGGCCGGGACTTCAGACTCTCGCTCTACGTCATCGCGCACACGCTGCGCATCGAGGTGACCGACACGGCAGGAGACCGCCCGCCCCGGCCACCGCATCCCGGCTCCGGCTCCGGCCCAGGCGCCGACACCGAATCCGAGTCGGGCCGTGGGCTGCTCCTGGTCGAGGCGCTCGCCGACCGGTGGGGCTGGGCTCCGGAGTTGCGCCCGCGCAAGACGGTCTGGGCCGAACTCGTACTCCCGCCGGACGACGTTCAGGGTCGCCGCCTCTCCTGA
- a CDS encoding helix-turn-helix domain-containing protein, translating to MEQVNGRPVQLKEEADEPGWEVDPDDDWGVAVVETVGRQLKLRREAVGMRAADFGLAVGYGEDLVYKIESGKRIPRPEYLDKADKVLGAGGLLSAMKEDVKKVRYPKNVREIAKLEAQAVELGVYVGLSLHGLLQTPEHARALFEARQPPYSEEEVERLVAARMARKTVFDKSPVPALSFVQEEAALRRRIGGTMVRRRQLEHLLEVAGLRNVTFQVMPTESGAHPGVDGKIELLKFADGTAVGRSDGAFNGRPTTEPRELRILELRYSTIRAEALTPGESLVFIEQLLGET from the coding sequence ATGGAGCAGGTGAACGGCAGGCCGGTCCAGCTCAAGGAGGAGGCGGACGAGCCGGGTTGGGAGGTGGACCCGGACGACGACTGGGGCGTCGCCGTCGTGGAGACGGTGGGGCGGCAGTTGAAACTGCGCCGCGAGGCCGTGGGGATGCGCGCGGCCGACTTCGGGCTGGCGGTCGGGTACGGCGAGGACCTCGTCTACAAGATCGAGAGCGGGAAGCGGATCCCCCGCCCCGAGTACCTGGACAAGGCCGACAAGGTGTTGGGAGCGGGCGGGCTGCTCTCGGCCATGAAGGAGGACGTGAAGAAGGTCCGGTACCCGAAGAACGTCCGCGAGATCGCCAAGCTGGAGGCGCAGGCGGTCGAGCTCGGGGTGTACGTCGGGCTCAGCCTGCACGGGTTGCTGCAGACGCCTGAGCACGCTCGGGCTCTGTTCGAGGCCCGGCAGCCTCCCTACTCGGAGGAAGAGGTGGAACGTCTGGTCGCCGCCCGCATGGCGCGGAAGACGGTCTTCGACAAGTCACCCGTGCCTGCTCTGAGCTTCGTCCAGGAAGAGGCGGCCCTGCGTCGTCGCATCGGAGGCACAATGGTGCGACGCCGACAGCTCGAACACTTGCTGGAGGTGGCAGGGTTGCGCAACGTGACGTTCCAGGTCATGCCGACGGAGAGCGGCGCTCACCCCGGAGTGGATGGCAAGATCGAGTTGCTGAAGTTCGCAGACGGTACGGCTGTAGGGCGTTCCGACGGCGCGTTCAACGGCCGCCCAACGACGGAGCCGAGGGAACTCCGCATCCTGGAACTGCGCTACAGCACCATCCGGGCCGAGGCACTCACGCCCGGGGAGTCACTCGTCTTCATCGAGCAGTTGCTGGGAGAAACATGA
- a CDS encoding DUF397 domain-containing protein yields the protein MIRKHPTGAHPELAWFKSSYSDGTEGDSCVEIATAPGTVHVRDSKHADGPRLRLSPEAWADFVPYASES from the coding sequence ATGATCCGCAAGCACCCCACCGGAGCCCATCCGGAACTGGCCTGGTTCAAGAGCAGCTACAGCGATGGCACCGAGGGCGACTCCTGCGTCGAGATCGCCACCGCCCCTGGCACCGTCCACGTCCGTGACTCCAAGCACGCCGACGGGCCCCGCCTCCGGCTCTCGCCGGAAGCCTGGGCCGACTTCGTGCCGTACGCGTCGGAGAGCTGA
- a CDS encoding prolyl oligopeptidase family serine peptidase, giving the protein MTTESDSFPRRHARTQRFTLGAPRSFTVAPDGSRVVFLRSGSGTDRAGALWVLDPADGTERLAADPRTLLGGVSEDLSPQERARRERSREAGAGIVGYATDAGVELASFALSGRLFTAELRAGTARELPVAGPVIDPRPSPDGRLVAYVAGGALRVVGAEGEGDRAVAEPESEPVSYGLAEFIAAEEMARSRGFWWAPESDRLLVARVDDTPVEQWWISDPAQPKRDPRHVRYPAAGTPNADVRLFVFGLDGVRTEVVWDRARYPYLARVHWSGAGAPLLLVQARDQRSQLFLAVDTDSGATRMVHADEDRIWLELFPGVPCWSPSGQLVRIADEGGARVLTVGERPLTGDQLHVRAVLDVTADDVLVAASAGAGAAAPEVGEVHVYRVNELGVERLSQEPGVHGAVRAGNVTVLTSAVLDRPGTVARVLRDGKPAATVGSCAADPGLTPRVKLVEGGARRIPCAVLMPADHRGDAPLPVLMDPYGGPHGQRVVAAHNAHLTSQWFADQGFAVIVADGRGTPGRSPGWEKAIHHDFTVALDDQIEALEDLAKSHPLDLSRVAIRGWSFGGWLAALAVLRRPDVFHAGIAGAPVTDWRLYDTHYTERYLGDPTTQPAAYTKSSLVADEGLAGPAEPHRPLMIVHGLADDNVVVAHALRLSSALLADGRPHEVLPLSGVTHMTPQEQVAENLLLLQVDFLRRALGLA; this is encoded by the coding sequence ATGACGACCGAGTCCGACTCCTTTCCCCGCAGGCACGCCCGCACCCAGCGGTTCACTCTCGGCGCGCCGCGCTCGTTCACGGTGGCTCCCGACGGCTCCCGCGTCGTGTTCCTGCGCTCCGGTTCCGGCACGGACCGCGCGGGCGCGCTCTGGGTCCTCGATCCGGCGGACGGCACGGAACGCCTGGCCGCCGACCCGCGCACCCTCCTCGGGGGCGTCTCGGAGGACCTCTCGCCACAGGAGCGGGCGCGCCGCGAACGCAGCCGCGAGGCGGGTGCGGGCATCGTCGGCTACGCCACTGACGCGGGTGTGGAGCTGGCCTCTTTCGCCTTGTCAGGACGGCTTTTCACGGCGGAGCTGCGGGCGGGGACGGCCCGGGAACTGCCGGTCGCCGGACCGGTGATCGACCCCCGCCCGTCCCCTGACGGGCGACTCGTCGCCTATGTCGCCGGAGGCGCCCTGCGGGTGGTGGGCGCGGAGGGCGAAGGCGACCGGGCGGTGGCGGAGCCGGAATCGGAGCCGGTTTCCTATGGATTGGCCGAGTTCATCGCGGCCGAGGAGATGGCCCGCTCGCGCGGGTTCTGGTGGGCTCCGGAATCGGACCGGCTGCTGGTCGCCCGGGTGGACGACACTCCGGTGGAGCAGTGGTGGATCTCCGATCCGGCCCAGCCGAAACGTGACCCACGACACGTGCGCTATCCGGCGGCCGGGACGCCCAACGCTGACGTACGGCTGTTCGTGTTCGGTCTCGACGGGGTGCGCACGGAGGTCGTCTGGGATCGTGCGCGTTATCCGTATCTGGCGCGAGTGCACTGGTCAGGGGCGGGGGCGCCGCTGCTGCTCGTACAGGCGCGCGACCAGCGAAGTCAGCTGTTCCTGGCGGTGGACACCGACTCCGGAGCGACCCGGATGGTGCACGCCGACGAAGATCGGATTTGGCTGGAACTGTTCCCTGGGGTGCCCTGCTGGAGCCCTTCGGGGCAGCTGGTCCGGATCGCCGACGAGGGCGGCGCGCGGGTCCTCACGGTCGGTGAACGCCCTTTGACCGGGGACCAGTTGCATGTACGGGCGGTCCTGGACGTCACAGCCGACGACGTGCTGGTCGCCGCCTCCGCCGGGGCGGGCGCGGCGGCGCCCGAGGTCGGCGAGGTGCACGTCTACCGGGTGAACGAGCTCGGCGTCGAGCGTCTCTCCCAGGAGCCCGGCGTACACGGGGCGGTCCGCGCCGGGAACGTGACCGTGCTGACGTCGGCGGTACTGGACCGGCCGGGCACAGTGGCGCGGGTGCTGCGGGACGGGAAGCCCGCCGCGACCGTCGGCTCCTGTGCGGCGGATCCGGGCCTGACCCCCCGCGTGAAGCTCGTCGAGGGGGGCGCACGCCGCATTCCGTGCGCCGTGCTGATGCCTGCGGACCACCGCGGTGACGCCCCTCTGCCCGTCCTCATGGACCCCTACGGCGGTCCGCACGGCCAGCGGGTGGTGGCCGCGCACAACGCGCACCTCACCTCGCAGTGGTTCGCCGACCAGGGCTTCGCGGTGATCGTCGCCGACGGCCGGGGCACGCCGGGCCGCTCGCCCGGCTGGGAGAAGGCGATCCACCACGACTTCACCGTCGCCCTCGACGACCAGATCGAGGCCCTGGAGGATCTGGCGAAGAGCCATCCCCTCGACCTCTCCCGGGTGGCGATCCGCGGCTGGTCGTTCGGCGGCTGGCTCGCGGCCCTCGCGGTGCTGCGCCGCCCCGACGTCTTCCACGCGGGCATCGCCGGCGCCCCGGTGACCGACTGGCGGCTCTACGACACCCACTACACCGAGCGGTACCTCGGCGATCCGACGACGCAGCCGGCGGCGTACACCAAGAGTTCGCTGGTCGCCGACGAGGGCCTCGCCGGGCCCGCCGAACCCCACCGGCCGCTGATGATCGTCCACGGACTGGCCGACGACAACGTGGTCGTCGCGCACGCCCTGCGCCTGTCCTCGGCCCTGCTGGCCGACGGCCGCCCGCACGAGGTGCTCCCCCTGTCGGGCGTCACCCACATGACCCCGCAGGAACAGGTCGCGGAGAACCTTCTCCTGCTCCAGGTGGACTTCCTCCGCCGCGCTCTCGGACTCGCCTGA
- a CDS encoding ABC transporter ATP-binding protein has protein sequence MTEPILEVSGLVKHFPLTRGILFKKQVGAVKAVDGVDLTLHRGETLGIVGESGCGKSTVAKMLVNLEKPTAGEIRYRGEDITKLSGRALKAVRRNIQMVFQDPYTSLNPRMTVGDIIGEPYEIHPEVAPKGDRRRKVQDLLDVVGLNPEYINRYPHQFSGGQRQRIGIARGLALRPEVIVADEPVSALDVSVQAQVINLLDRLQSEFDLSYLFIAHDLSIVRHISDRVGVMYLGRIVEIGRDAEIYDHPTHPYTQALLSAVPLPDPEAREHRERIILVGDVPSPTNVPSGCRFRTRCWKAQERCALEVPELAVPAVFRHATGPEAHASACHFAEQKQVVPPEEPQA, from the coding sequence ATGACTGAGCCGATTCTGGAGGTCAGCGGGCTGGTCAAGCACTTCCCGCTGACCCGGGGCATCCTCTTCAAGAAGCAGGTCGGCGCGGTGAAGGCCGTCGACGGGGTCGACCTGACCCTGCACCGCGGCGAGACCCTGGGCATCGTCGGCGAGTCGGGCTGCGGCAAGTCGACAGTCGCCAAGATGCTGGTCAACCTGGAGAAGCCGACGGCCGGCGAGATCCGCTACCGGGGCGAGGACATCACCAAGCTGTCCGGGCGCGCCCTCAAGGCCGTCCGGCGCAACATCCAGATGGTGTTCCAGGACCCGTACACCTCCCTCAACCCCCGGATGACCGTGGGCGACATCATCGGGGAGCCGTACGAGATCCACCCCGAGGTGGCCCCGAAGGGCGACCGGCGCCGCAAGGTCCAGGACCTGCTGGACGTCGTCGGCCTCAACCCGGAGTACATCAACCGGTACCCCCACCAGTTCTCCGGCGGCCAGCGCCAGCGCATCGGCATCGCCCGTGGGCTGGCCCTGCGCCCCGAGGTGATCGTCGCCGACGAGCCGGTGTCCGCGCTGGACGTGTCGGTCCAGGCGCAGGTGATCAACCTGCTGGACCGGCTGCAGAGCGAGTTCGACCTGTCCTACCTGTTCATCGCCCACGACCTGTCGATCGTCCGGCACATCTCCGACCGGGTCGGGGTCATGTACCTCGGGCGGATCGTGGAGATCGGCCGCGACGCCGAGATCTACGACCACCCCACGCACCCGTACACCCAGGCCCTGCTGTCCGCGGTGCCCCTGCCTGACCCGGAGGCGCGCGAGCACCGGGAGCGGATCATCCTGGTGGGCGACGTGCCGTCCCCGACGAACGTCCCCTCCGGCTGCCGCTTCCGCACCCGCTGCTGGAAGGCGCAGGAGCGCTGCGCGCTGGAGGTGCCGGAGCTGGCCGTCCCGGCGGTGTTCCGCCATGCGACGGGGCCCGAGGCCCACGCCTCGGCGTGTCACTTCGCCGAGCAGAAACAGGTCGTGCCACCGGAGGAGCCGCAGGCCTGA
- a CDS encoding ABC transporter ATP-binding protein yields MLLEVRDLHVEFRTRDGIARAVNGVSYGVDAGETLAVLGESGSGKSVTAQAIMGILDMPPGRITSGEILFQGRDLLKLREDERRKVRGAEMAMIFQDALSSLNPVLSVGDQLGEMFVVHRGMSRKDARAKAVELMDRVRIPGARERVKDYPHQFSGGMRQRIMIAMAMALEPALIIADEPTTALDVTVQAQVMDLLAELQREYHMGLILITHDLGVVADVADRIAVMYAGRIVESAPVHDIYKAPAHPYTRGLLDSIPRLDQKGQELYAIKGLPPNLMHIPPGCAFNPRCPMAREVCRRDVPPLYDVEDSDADRASACHFWRECLHD; encoded by the coding sequence ATGCTGCTCGAAGTGCGTGACCTGCACGTGGAGTTCCGCACCCGGGACGGGATCGCCCGGGCCGTCAACGGCGTCAGCTACGGCGTGGACGCGGGGGAGACGCTCGCGGTGCTCGGCGAGTCCGGGTCCGGCAAGTCCGTCACCGCACAGGCGATCATGGGCATCCTCGACATGCCGCCCGGCCGGATCACCTCCGGCGAGATCCTCTTCCAGGGCAGGGACCTGCTGAAGCTCAGGGAGGACGAGCGCCGCAAGGTGCGGGGGGCCGAGATGGCCATGATCTTCCAGGACGCCCTGTCGTCCCTGAACCCGGTGCTGTCGGTCGGCGACCAGCTCGGCGAGATGTTCGTCGTGCACCGCGGGATGTCGAGGAAGGACGCGCGGGCCAAGGCCGTCGAGCTGATGGACCGCGTCCGCATCCCGGGCGCCCGGGAACGGGTCAAGGACTACCCGCACCAGTTCTCGGGCGGCATGCGCCAGCGCATCATGATCGCGATGGCGATGGCCCTGGAACCGGCGCTCATCATCGCCGACGAGCCCACCACCGCCCTGGACGTCACCGTCCAGGCCCAGGTCATGGACCTGCTCGCGGAGTTGCAGCGCGAGTACCACATGGGCCTCATCCTCATCACCCACGACCTCGGCGTGGTCGCGGACGTCGCCGACCGCATCGCCGTCATGTACGCGGGCCGGATCGTCGAGTCGGCCCCCGTCCACGACATCTACAAGGCGCCGGCCCACCCCTACACCCGCGGCCTGCTGGACTCGATCCCGCGCCTGGACCAGAAGGGCCAGGAGCTCTACGCCATCAAGGGCCTGCCGCCCAACCTCATGCACATCCCGCCCGGCTGCGCCTTCAACCCGCGCTGCCCCATGGCCCGGGAGGTGTGCCGCCGGGACGTCCCGCCGCTGTACGACGTCGAGGACTCCGACGCGGACCGCGCCAGCGCCTGCCACTTCTGGAGGGAGTGCCTGCATGACTGA
- a CDS encoding ABC transporter permease, which translates to MPEPTPPEHHLPGAGRTPEDGAIADTGMGGAMDLATAEGETLEKTPGGPQGSGPSEKPRSLWSDAWRDLRRNPVFIISGLVILFLVFISLWPGSITWLSPLKCNLSKAQEGSQPGHPFGFDGQGCDVYTRVVYGARTSVTVGVLATLGVALFGSVLGGLAGFFGGSWDAILSRITDVFFAIPVVLGGLVLLSVVTSNTVWPVIGFMVLLGWPQISRIARGSVITAKQNDYVQAARALGASHSRLLLRHITPNAVAPVIVVATIALGTYIALEATLSYLGVGLKPPTVSWGIGISAASPYIRNAPHALLWPSGALALTVLAFIMLGDAVRDALDPKLR; encoded by the coding sequence ATGCCTGAGCCGACGCCGCCGGAGCATCATCTGCCGGGCGCGGGCCGCACGCCGGAGGACGGCGCCATCGCCGACACCGGCATGGGCGGTGCGATGGACCTCGCCACGGCGGAGGGGGAGACGCTGGAGAAGACCCCGGGCGGGCCGCAGGGCTCCGGCCCGTCCGAGAAGCCCCGCTCCCTGTGGTCCGACGCCTGGCGGGACCTGCGCCGCAACCCCGTCTTCATCATCTCCGGGCTGGTCATCCTGTTCCTGGTGTTCATCTCCCTGTGGCCGGGATCCATCACCTGGCTGAGCCCCCTCAAGTGCAACCTGTCCAAGGCCCAGGAGGGCTCCCAGCCCGGCCATCCCTTCGGCTTCGACGGTCAGGGCTGCGACGTCTACACACGCGTCGTCTACGGCGCCCGTACGTCCGTGACGGTCGGCGTCCTCGCCACGCTCGGCGTCGCGCTCTTCGGCAGTGTGCTCGGCGGCCTCGCCGGCTTCTTCGGCGGTTCCTGGGACGCGATCCTGTCCCGGATCACCGACGTCTTCTTCGCCATCCCCGTCGTCCTCGGCGGCCTCGTCCTGCTCTCCGTGGTGACCAGCAACACCGTCTGGCCCGTCATCGGGTTCATGGTGCTGCTCGGCTGGCCGCAGATCTCCCGTATCGCCCGCGGCTCGGTGATCACCGCCAAGCAGAACGACTACGTCCAGGCGGCCCGCGCCCTCGGCGCCTCCCACTCCCGGCTGCTGCTGCGGCACATCACGCCCAACGCGGTCGCCCCGGTGATCGTCGTGGCCACCATCGCGCTCGGCACGTACATCGCGCTGGAGGCGACCCTGTCCTACCTCGGCGTCGGTCTGAAACCGCCGACCGTCTCCTGGGGCATCGGCATCTCCGCCGCCTCCCCGTACATCCGCAACGCCCCGCACGCCCTGCTGTGGCCCTCGGGCGCCCTGGCCCTCACGGTCCTGGCCTTCATCATGCTCGGCGACGCGGTCCGCGACGCCCTCGACCCGAAGCTGAGGTGA